A single region of the Leisingera thetidis genome encodes:
- a CDS encoding carnitine 3-dehydrogenase → MKTAAIIGGGVIGGGWAARFLLNGWDVRVFDPDPEAERKIGEVLDNARRSLPGLGNVALPAEGSLTFHDTIAGAVDGAGWVQESVPERLDLKQKVYAELQAHCAPDAVIGSSTSGFKPSQLQDGRENPGQIVVTHPFNPVYLLPLVELVTTEANPAGVIDRAKEIISGLGMYPLHLKKEIDAHVADRFLEAVWREALWLVKDGIATTEEIDNAIRYGFGIRWAQMGLFDTYRVAGGEAGMKHFMAQFGPCLSWPWTKLMDVPEFNDELVDLIAGQSDAQSGHLPIRKMEQIRDGNLVGMMRALGNNDWGAGALQNAHDKGREGEAGLVGSVEDLEDLSQPVLTQSRVVPLDWTDYNGHMTESRYLDAFAQSTDRLMMIIGCDAEYIANGGSYFTAETHIRHIDEVHAGDPIQVRTRVIMGAGKKMHLWHEMYSGERLLATGEHMLLHVDLKTRRSAPPAAHIEANLVKLAEAHAALPVPDGLGRAIGAPR, encoded by the coding sequence ATGAAAACAGCAGCAATCATCGGCGGCGGGGTAATCGGGGGCGGCTGGGCCGCGCGGTTCCTGCTCAACGGCTGGGACGTGCGGGTGTTCGACCCGGATCCGGAAGCGGAACGCAAGATCGGCGAGGTGCTGGACAATGCGCGGCGCAGCTTGCCGGGTCTCGGCAATGTGGCGTTGCCGGCGGAAGGCAGCCTGACCTTCCATGACACCATTGCCGGAGCCGTGGACGGTGCGGGGTGGGTGCAGGAGAGCGTGCCGGAGCGGCTGGACCTGAAGCAGAAGGTCTATGCCGAGCTGCAGGCCCATTGCGCGCCGGATGCGGTGATCGGCTCATCCACCAGCGGCTTCAAGCCGTCGCAGCTGCAGGACGGGCGCGAGAACCCGGGGCAGATCGTGGTGACGCATCCTTTCAACCCGGTCTATCTGCTGCCGCTGGTGGAACTGGTCACGACTGAGGCCAACCCGGCAGGTGTGATTGACCGGGCCAAGGAGATCATCTCGGGCCTTGGCATGTACCCGTTGCACCTGAAGAAGGAAATCGACGCGCATGTGGCGGACCGTTTCCTGGAGGCGGTCTGGCGCGAGGCGCTGTGGCTGGTCAAGGACGGCATCGCCACCACCGAGGAGATCGACAATGCGATCCGCTACGGCTTTGGCATCCGCTGGGCGCAGATGGGTCTGTTCGACACCTACCGCGTGGCGGGCGGCGAAGCCGGCATGAAGCATTTCATGGCGCAGTTCGGCCCCTGCCTGTCGTGGCCCTGGACCAAGCTGATGGATGTGCCGGAATTCAATGATGAGCTGGTAGACCTGATCGCAGGCCAGTCGGATGCCCAGTCGGGCCATCTGCCGATCCGCAAGATGGAGCAGATCCGCGACGGCAATCTGGTCGGCATGATGCGCGCACTGGGCAACAACGACTGGGGCGCCGGCGCGCTGCAGAATGCCCATGACAAGGGGCGCGAGGGCGAGGCCGGGCTGGTTGGCTCGGTTGAGGATCTGGAGGACCTGAGCCAGCCGGTGCTGACCCAGAGTCGCGTGGTGCCGCTGGATTGGACCGACTACAACGGTCATATGACCGAAAGCCGGTATCTGGATGCCTTTGCGCAGTCCACCGACCGGCTGATGATGATCATCGGCTGTGATGCGGAGTATATCGCCAATGGCGGCAGCTATTTCACCGCCGAGACCCATATCCGCCACATCGACGAGGTGCATGCGGGCGATCCGATCCAGGTGCGGACGCGGGTGATCATGGGCGCGGGCAAGAAGATGCATCTGTGGCATGAGATGTATTCCGGCGAGCGCCTGCTGGCGACGGGTGAGCATATGCTGCTGCATGTGGACCTGAAGACCCGCCGCTCGGCGCCGCCTGCGGCGCATATCGAGGCCAACCTGGTGAAACTGGCCGAGGCCCATGCGGCACTGCCGGTGCCGGACGGTCTGGGCCGCGCGATCGGAGCACCGCGTTGA
- a CDS encoding SDR family oxidoreductase, which yields MAESFAAAGHQVWVTDVSAVALADVPEGWRTTAVDATDEAGVKALFAEIADVWGGLDVLCANAGIAGPTALIEDVALEDWRKCVSVNLEGCFLAAKYAAPMMKAAKAGSIIVTSSTAGQYGYPNRAPYASAKWAVIGLMKTLAMELGPFGIRANAICPGAVEGPRMEGVLEREAAAKGMTRDEVYAGYAAGTSMGSFVEARDIANMAVFLGSDAARLVSGQVIAVDGHTVNPDPKV from the coding sequence ATGGCCGAGAGCTTTGCCGCCGCCGGCCATCAGGTCTGGGTGACGGATGTCAGCGCGGTTGCGCTGGCAGACGTGCCGGAGGGCTGGCGGACAACGGCGGTGGATGCCACCGATGAGGCGGGCGTGAAAGCACTGTTTGCGGAAATCGCCGACGTTTGGGGCGGGCTGGATGTGCTCTGTGCCAATGCAGGCATTGCCGGTCCGACCGCGCTGATCGAGGACGTGGCACTTGAAGACTGGCGCAAATGCGTGAGCGTCAATCTGGAGGGCTGCTTTCTGGCCGCAAAATACGCGGCGCCGATGATGAAGGCCGCCAAGGCGGGGTCGATCATCGTGACGTCTTCGACCGCGGGGCAGTACGGCTATCCGAACCGGGCGCCCTATGCTTCGGCGAAATGGGCTGTCATCGGGCTGATGAAGACACTGGCGATGGAGCTTGGCCCCTTTGGCATCCGTGCCAACGCAATCTGCCCCGGTGCGGTGGAAGGCCCGCGGATGGAGGGCGTGCTGGAACGCGAGGCCGCGGCCAAGGGGATGACCCGGGACGAGGTCTATGCGGGCTATGCTGCCGGCACCTCGATGGGCAGCTTTGTCGAGGCCCGCGACATTGCCAATATGGCGGTGTTTCTTGGCTCCGACGCGGCGCGGCTGGTGTCCGGGCAGGTGATCGCCGTCGACGGTCATACGGTGAACCCGGATCCGAAGGTCTGA